The following is a genomic window from Campylobacter lari subsp. lari.
TAATATATTTTGCTATATTTTTAAAAATAAAATTATAGAAGGCAGTATGAATCACGAATTTTATATGAATTTAGCTATAGATGAAGCTTGGAAGTATCAGTTTTTAACTTATCCAAATCCAGCTGTGGGTTGTGTGATTTTAGATAAAAATGGCAAAATTTTAAGCATAAAAGCACATAAAGAAGCAGGAAAAGCCCATGCAGAGCTTGAAGCAGTGAGTAAAGCCTTAAAGGAGCTTAATCCAAATTTAGATTTACCACAAAATGCAAATGATTTGCATGAGTTTATTTGTAAAAATCACCAAGGTTTGCTAAAAGGTGCCATTGCTTATGTGAGTTTAGAACCTTGCAATCATCAGGGTAAAACCCCACCTTGTGCAAAACTTTTTAGTGAGCTTGGTTTTAGTGAAGTTTTTATTGCCACTAAAGATGAGCATAAGCTTGCAAGTGGTGGTGCGGAGTTTTTAAAAAGCAAAGGCATTAAAGTGCAAATTGGTATTTGTGAAAAAAGAGTTAAAGAGCTTTTAAAGCCATTTTTAAAATGGCAAAAATCAAGTTTTAAAATTTTTAAACTAGCACTTTCTTTAAATGGCTCAGCAAGTGGAAAAATAGTAAGTTCTAAAGCAAGTAGAACCTATGCTCACGCATTACGCTCAAAGCTTGATTTACTTGTAGTAGGCGGAGAAACTATAAGACATGATAGGCCTATTTTAGATGCAAGATTAGCTCAGGCTAAAGCGCCAAATTTATGCATACTAAGCCATCAAAATTTAGAAAGTTTTGATCAAAAAATTCCTTTATTTAATGTGCCAAATAGGAAGATTTTCTCAAATATTCCTAATGAAGCTAAATTTATCATGTATGAGGGTGGAGAGAATTTTTTAAAAGCTTTTAAAGATGATATGGACATGTTTTTGATTTTTTCAAGCTCAAATTTAAACACTTTTGAAAATGTTAAGTTAGACATGAAGTTAAAGCCTTTATACAAAGGCTTTTTAGAAAATGATACTTATGGAATTTATGAAAAAATTTAATATATTTTTTGTGAGTTTAAATGCGTGAAAAATTGTGTTAAAGCATTAGCAAAAAAGCTAGCGCTTTGCTCTTCTAATCTTTTTAAAAATTTATCTATAGCATCTTCTTTTTGCCAGATAGGGTTTTGTACTTTGGCTAGTTTTTCCACTTCTTTTTTAGCAAGCTCATAATTTCCTACTTTATCAATTAGTTTTAATTTTAAAGCTTCATTTGCCAAAAACACTTTTGCATCAGCCCATGATTTTGTTTGATTTAAGTCTAAACTGCGATTTTTAGCTACAAAATTTGTAAAAAGAATATAGCTTTGATTGGCTAAATTTTGTAAAAATTCTTTTTCTTCTTCGCTCCATTTACGCATGAAAGTCCCTGCTTCTTTATAAGTTCCAGCTTTTATGGTTTGATCGCTTATGCCTATTTTTTGCGCTAATTCGCTTGCATTAAAACCTTGCATAATCACGCCAATTGATCCTACAAAACTAGCAGGATTAGCAATTATCATATTAGCTCCAACTGCACTTAAATAACTCCCACTTGCTATAGTCCCACCAGCATATGCTACTACAGGTTTTTTAGCTTTTAGATCTTGTATGGCTAAAGCTATCTCCATACTTGGCGCAAAGGCTCCCCCAGGGCTATCTATAAAAAGCAAAACCCCTTTTATAGCATTATCATCTTTGAGTTTATAAATTTGTTCTAAAAGAGTGCTTGCATCGTTAATTTCACCTTTTAGGTTGATTTGTGCTAAGTTTGCATTAGAAAGCTTGGCATTATCCCCACTTGGAGCAAGGATTAAAAAAACTATAAATAAAAACACAAAGGTTTTAAAATAAGTGTTTATAAAAGAGATGATTTTGCCTATGCCTTTAAAAAATGATTTTATAAGTTGCATTCTTTTCCTTCGATAAATAATTTTGAAACTTCTTTGCATTGTAAAATAAACTGCAATGGAAGCTGTTTTAAACTTGTGCTATTTGGTAGTTTAAACACGCTAAAATCAGCGATTTTACCTTTTTTAATTTCGCCTAAGTTTAAATTTAAGGCTTTAGCAGTTTTGTTTGTTGCCATTAAAAGTAGTATTTTAGCAAAATTTTCTAACTCAAAATCATTATGGATTAATAAATTTGTTCGCATTTCATCTAGCATACTTAATGATACATTTGAGCTTAAACCATCACTTCCTAAGTGGATATTTACTCCATTTTTTAACGCTTGTTTTAATTTCAAAGTAGATTTACTCAAAAGTTTGTTTGAAAATGCACAATGAGTAATAGAGTGTAAATTTTTATCTAATAAATCCCATTCTTTAAAGTACACACAATGAGTAAATAAAGTCCTTTGATCTTTAAAAAGCTCTAAAAAACTTTGTGGGGTGTAAAATGGTGTGGGATTTTTGCTAAATTTAGCTAAACTTTTTTTAAATCCACCCTTTTTAAATCTTAACCAATTATTTTCATGGTTACTCTCAAGAAAATGCGTGCTTAACAAATGATCATTTTCTCTAGCAAGTTTTATAGCAAATTTGGCAAGTTCTGGATGGGTTGAATAGGGTGCATGTACTGAAATAGCAGGGATAAATTTAGAGTTTTTAAATTTCAAACTAGTTTCATATCTTTTTAAAAATTCATTTTGTTTTTCTTGTAAAAAAGCCTCATTTGAGCCTAAAATTTCATTAAAATAAATCACTCTAGCTTGTGAATTGACACAAGGGTTTAAATCACTCCCAAAACTTGAAATTTCACCTATGGTTGCAGTACCACTTTTTAGCATTTTATGGATATTTTGCAAGATTAATTTTTCTTTTGCTTTTTGGCTTAATTGCTCGCGGTTATTAAAAACGCTATCAAGCCATTTTAAAAAATCACCAAATTCTAAATTTCCATTATTTGCACTGAATTCTAAATGCGTGTGAGGGTTGATAAAAGCAGGCAAAAGCAAACTATCTTTTGGAATTTGTATAAGTTTAGCTTGTGGGTAGGATTTTTGTAAAATTTCTAAGCTATTAATTTCTAAAATATTATCATCAAAAAGAACTGCTTTGTTTTCTAAAATATTAAAATCATCATCGCAAGTTAAGATGATTTTAGGTGCTATTATAAACATTTTACCTCCTTTAAAAAGGGAAATTGTAGCTAAAATTTAGCTTTAAAATGCTATAATGTAGTAAATTTTACTAAATAAAGGTTAGATTATGAAAGTTATGGTAATACAAGGACCAAACATCAATATGCTTGGTGTGAGAGAAACTCATATTTATGGCAATATGAAAATGGAAGATATCCATGAGCAAATGAAACAAGCCGCAAAACAAGCTAATGTAGAGATTGAATTTTTTCAAAGCAATTTTGAAGGTGAATTGGTAGATAAAATTCAAGAATGTTTAGGTAGCGTTGATGGAGTGATTATAAACGCAGCTGCTTATGCACATACTTCTATAGCAATTCGTGATGCGATTACAGCGATTAATATGCCTGTGATTGAAGTGCATATTAGTAATACTTATAGAAGAGAAGAATTTAGACAAAAAAGTATGATAGCGCCAGTTTGTGCAGGTAGTGTGGTAGGTTTTGGTCCTTTTGGTTACCATATGGCTTTAATGGGACTTTTCCAAATTTTTGATCAAATCAATGCATATAAAGCAGCTCAAGCAAAAGCACAACAAGCAAATCAATGAATTTCATCTTAAAAAACGAAAATGCACTTTTTTATGAGTGTGGCTATTCTTGCGATAATGCTTTATTTTTAAAACTTGAAGATGAAGCATTTTTCATCACTGATGCAAGATATAGCTTTGAAGCTAGTGAAATGATAAAAAATGCTAAGGTGGTTTTAGCACAAGATCTTTTTGCTAGTGCTAGAGAGCTTTTAGAAAAAGTGGGAATTGATAGGGTGTGTTTTGACCCAAAAGACTTTAGTTATTTTGAATTTAAAGAACTTAGTAAAAGTGCAAATATCGTTTTTGAAGAAAAATTAGACTTGAGTAAAAACAAACGCATTATAAAAAATGCTAAGGAATTACAACTTTTGCAAAAGGCTGTAAATTTTGGAAAAGAATGCTTTGATGAATTTGCAAAATTTATAAGCTGTGAAGGCCATGGTAAAAGTGAGAAAGAATTACATTTTAAAGCATGTGAAATTTTTCAAAAAAAAGGCGCTTTAGGACTTTCTTTTTCGCCTATTGTAGCTATTAATGAAAATGCAGCTAAGGCTCATGCTTTACCTAGTGATAAATGTTTAGAATATGGAGATTTGTTATTAGTTGATGCGGGCGTGGTTTATCAAAGGTATTGTTCTGATCGTACAAGAACGGCTTGTTTTGATGAGAGTGGCATAGTGTTTGATAAAAATAAGCCAAATTTTAAAGACAAAGAAATTATGCAAATTTATGAAGTGGTTAAACAAGCTCAGCTTCAAGCTATAGAAAAAGCACGCGTTGGTATGATGGCAAATGAGCTTGATTTTATCGCAAGAGAAGTGATTAAAAATGCAGGTTTTGAAAAAGAATTTATACATAGTCTAGGTCATGGAGTAGGGCTTGATATACATGAGTTGCCAAACATTAGTCCAAGAAGTGATTATGAGTTAAAAGAAGGTATGGTATTTACCATTGAACCTGGAATTTATATCCAAGATAAATTAGGCATTAGGATAGAAGATATGGTCTATCTTGATAAAGAAAAGGCGGTGGTGTTATAATTTGTTAATTAAAGGAGCTAGAAGGATAGAAAAAAATTGTTTTTTTCCTTTTTATACAACTAAGAAAAAAAAAGGAAAATATATAGCCATTATAGGACTTGGAAGCAATATAGAAGATGAAAAAAAACGCTTTCGGAGTTTATTTAGACTTTTAATGCAAGATAAACGCTTGCAAGTATTGCAAACCTCGCCATTTTTGGTTAATAAAGCTTTTGGCTTTGAAGAGCAAAAAGACTTTACTAATGCAGTGATGGTTGTAAGTACAAGTTTGCATGCAAGAGCACTTTTAAAAGTTTTATTTTTTTATGAGTTTAAATTCAAAAGAAAAAGAACTTTTAAAAATGCTCCTAGAACGCTTGATTTGGATTTGTTGTATTTTTCAAAAAAAGCGCGTAAAGATGAGTATTGCACAGTGCCTCATGTGGGGGTAAATGATAGAATTAGCGTAACTTTGCCTTTGGGCTTGTTAAGATAAGGAAAAATATGGGACAATTGATTCATACTTTTACAGTTGAAAGCACAGATGAGATTATACCTAAGGTTAAGCAAGATTATGGCGATAAAGCTTTGATAGTAACTAATAAACAAATTCGTCCAAAAACTATCAATCAAAAGCCTTTGTATGAGGTTATAGTGGCGATTGAAGAGGCTGATTATGAAGAGCATTTAAAACAAAACAATTTACCTATGCCACCAAAGAAAAAGCCAAACACAGCAAGTTTTCCTGAGGCTAAAATTCAAGCCCCAAAACTTGAAGATGAAAAAAAAGAAGAAGATGTAGTGCTTGATTTTTCTTCAAAAGCTAAGCAAAAACCTATTAATCCTTATTTAAATACAAGCAAAAAAGATGATAATTTTTTAAATTTAAAAAATAAACTTTCTCAAGTTAGTTCAGAAATTAGCAAAGTTTCTAATTATCAAGATTTTTCTATGCCAAATAATGCAAATTATGATAAAAAAATCGAAGCTTTTGAAAAACAAATGAATAAACTTAATGATAAAATGAATTTACTTGTGGATATGATGTGGGATGATAAAGCAGATTTACGCAAAGAACTAGCTATACCACCTGAATTTGCAAGTATTTATAAGCAAGCTAAGGCAAGTGGTATGCAAGAAGCGCATTTGCAAGCTATCATGAAAGCAACTATTGAAAATATGCCAAGTTTCATGAAAGCAAATCAGGAAGCAGTGCAAAGATATTTTTACTCGCTTTTGCGCAATATGCTTCCATGTCGCATTGAAAGTGAGATTAAAAAGCAAAAAATTATGATGTTAGTAGGTCCAACAGGAGTGGGTAAAACTACTACTTTAGCAAAGCTTGCTTTTCGCTATGCTTATGGGGATAGACGCTATAAAACAGGCATTATCACACTTGATACTTATAGGATAGGCGCAGTAGAGCAGCTTTTTCAATATGCTAAAATGATGAAACTTCCTATTATAGATAGCATAGAACCAACTGATTTAGATGATGCAATTAGAAGTTTAAATACTTGTGAGGTTATTTTAGTAGATACGACTGGAAATTCACAATATGATAAAGCAAAACTTGAAAAAACAAAAGAGTTTTTATCGCATTCTAATGCGCAAATTGATGTAAATTTGGTGCTTTCTGCTAATACTAAATATGAAGATTTATTAGAAACTTATAATAATTTTTCATTTTTAAATATAGACACTTTAATCATCACTAAATTTGATGAGACAAAAGTTTTTGGGAATGTTTTTTCTTTACTATATGAAACTAGCACTCCGATGAGTTTTTTTTCCATAGGTCAAGAAGTTCCTGATGATATAGAAATAGCAAATAGTGACTTTTTGGTGCGTTGCGTGTTAGAGGGTTTTAAAAGGGATGAAAATGAGTAATCAAGCAGAAAAATTAAAAGATTTAATAAAAGATGAAAGAACAGGTGTTAAGCAAACTCATTTTATCGCTGTAACTAGTGGCAAAGGTGGAGTTGGAAAAAGTACTTTTAGTGCAAATTTAGGAAATATTTTATCTAAAAATGGCTATAAAGTAGGGCTTTTTGATGCAGATATTGGGCTTGCAAATTTAGATGTTATTTTAAATGTGCGCGTGGAAAAAAATCTTTTGCATGTTTTAAAGGGTGAGTGTTCATTAGAAGATATTTTAATCGAAGTGAAACCAAATTTATGGCTTATTCCAGGTGAAAGTGGAGATGAGATTTTAAAATATAATGATAAAAATATTTATGAGAGATTTTTAAATCAAACTAGTATTTTAGATGATTTGGATTTTTTGATCATCGACACTGGGGCAGGAATTGGTGGTAATATAGGAAATTTCTTAGAAATGTCAGATGAGGTTATAGTTATCACTGTGCCTGATCCTGCGGCTATAACAGATGCTTATGCGACTATAAAAACCACTTCAAAAACTAAAGAGAATTTATTGATGGTATTTAATGTTGTAAAAAATGAGAATGAAGCTTTAAGAATTTTTGATAATATTAAAAAAGTAGCAAGTATAAATATAAAACATAACTTAAATTTAGAATTTTTGGGTTATTTAGCTCAAAGTAAGGATATTAGTTCTAGTATAAAAAAACGAACTTTATTTAGCGATGAAGATACCAATGCAAGTGATGAGCTCAAAGTCATAGCTTCTAAGCTTTTGTATAGGTTGGAACAAAAAGTGCTTAATAGTGTGGGAGATAAAAGCATAATGAGTTTTTTCAAGAAGCTTTTGGATCGTTTTTGAGATTGAAGGAAATTTATGAGACCAGACAATTTTGTAGCTTTTTTTACAGTTTGTGGTTTTTTTATAGGATTAACATTTACTATAGTTAATATAGAAGATGCCATTGAAATAGTAGTTTATACTTGTTTGATTACTTTTGTTTTTTATGTTTTAATTCATGTTGTTATAATGATTTTTGTTGATATTCATAAAATTGGTGGTAGGCATTTTAATAAAGAAAAATACGAAAACGAAAATAATAAATTTATCGCAGAATTAGCTGCTAGAGAAAAGAAAATGGATTATTTACTTGAAAAACTTCAAGAAGAAAGAGAAGATCTTAAAAAGCTTGAAAGTTCAAACAAAAGGAAAAATGTAAAACATGCAGCCGCATAATGCATACGCATCTGCTTTAAAAAAAGAGCAAGATGATTTAGTCATTTCATATATGCCAGCTTTAAGAGCTATGGCATTTAGACTAAAAGAGCGTTTGCCAGCTAGTATTGATGTTAATGATTTAATTAGCATTGGTGTTGAAGAGATGATTAAACTCTCACGCCGTTATGATAAAGAACAAAATGATAATTTTTGGGGTTTTGCAAGAAAAAGAGTAAATGGGGCTATGCTTGATTATCTAAGAAGCCTTGATGTAATGAGTAGAAGCAATAGAAAAATTATCAAAGATATCGATGCTATAGTTGATGAATATTATCAAGAGAATGAAAAAGAGCCAGATGATGAGTATTTGGCACAAAAACTGAATTTAGAAGTAGAAAAAGTAAAAGAAGCAAGAGCGGCTCATGCAATCTCGCTTGTGATGCCTTTAGATGAACAGCTAAATTGCTTTAATGATAGCAATATAATAGAACAAATTGAAAAAGAAGAATTGATAGAAAAAATCAATGCGGTTTTAGAAGAATTTAAAGAAAGAGAAAAATTAGTTATACAGCTTTATTATTACGAGGAATTAAATTTAAAAGAAATCGCAGAGATTTTAGAGATAAGTGAGTCAAGAATTTCACAAATTCACAAACGCTTATTAAAGAAAATTCGTGAGAGGTTAGCTTAGATGGCTGAGATACTTTCCCAAGAAGAAATTGATGCTTTATTAGAAGTTGTTGATGATGATAGCGATGATAGTGCTGCTTCTTCAAAGCTAGAAGAATTAGAAGATAAAAGAGATATAGTAGTATATGATTTTAAGCGTCCAAATAGGGTTTCAAAAGAACAACTTCGCTCCATCAAAGGAATTCATGATAAATTAGCAAGAAATCTTGCTTCGCAAATTTCATCTATGATGAGAAGTATAGTTGAGATTAAACTACACTCAGTGGATCAAATGACTTATGGTGAGTTTTTGATGTCTTTACCATCTCCAACTAGTTTTAACGTTTTTTCTATAAAACCTTTAGATGGAAATTGCGTACTAGAAATAAATCCAAGCATTGCTTTTCCAATGATAGATAGGCTTTTAGGTGGGCAAGGCGATAGTTTTGATACTTTAAGGGAATTGACAGAAATCGAGCTTAATTTGCTTGATTCTATTTTGCGTATTATCATGCAAAGGCTTAAAGAAAGTTGGATGAATGTTACTGAAATTTATCCAAGTGTTGAAGCAAAAGAGTCAAGTCCAAATGTCGTACAAATAGTTTCACAAAATGAAATTGTTATCATGGTTGTTATGGAGATTATCATCGGAAATTCAAGTGGTATGGTAAATATATGCTATCCTGTTGTGCATTTAGAAAGTATTTTGAGCCGTTTGGCAAACCGTGATATTATGATGGGTGAAACTTCGGCTAAAAAATCAAGAAACAAAGAGCTTAAAACCTTAATAGGCCGTGCAGAAGTGATTTATGAAGCTATGCTGGGTAAGACTTTTATCAATGTGAATGAATTTTTAGATTTAAAACAAGGGGATATTTTAAAGCTTGATAGAAGTGCAGACGATAAGGCTATAGTGGCTATTGATAAAAAAGAAGTATTTTTAGCTCAAGTGGGGCTTCATAGATTTAGAAAGTCAATTAAAATCTTAGAACTTATCAAAACCGATAAGGATGAGATTAAAGAAATGCTTGAAAAATATGAGGATGAAAGAAGAGCAAAAGCAAATTCTTATGATGAAAATGAAGACATAGAAGAGGAAGACGATGATCAATGATTTTTTAGGCATATTTGTCAATGAATGTGTAAGTACAATAGAAGGTTTAACAGGAAAAACTGCTGAATTTAGTGAGTATTATGAGTATGATGTAAATTCTCAAGATTCTATGACTCCGCCATTAGTTAGTGCTACTTTTAGCGTTAATAATGAAATGAAAATCAAAATCCTAGCCAGTGCGGTTTTAATGAGTGCTATTGGTGAGTGGATGATGGGAGAAGAGGAAATCTCCAAAAACAGTGAGCTAAATGAAGATGAAATGGACGCTGCTAAAGAAGCTATACAAAATATCATTTCAGCATTTTCTACTACTTTAGGTGCGCAAAAAGAAATTCCAAAAATGGAGTTTAGTCTAGAAAATTGTGAATTTGTTGCAGATAGCTTAGAGCTTGGCGGTTTTCATAAATTATATTTATACAATGTAAAAATAGCTGATTTAGAAGAAAAAATTTCTTTGGTTTTTGATGAGAAAATTTATAAGATTTTAACCAAAACTGACTTAGAAGAAATCGTAGCACCAAGTGAAGATCATACACAAGATCATAAAGCCTTGACCAATGTAGAAGAGCTAAGAAATATCGGTTTGATCATGGATGTGCGCTTGCCTATAAGAGTGCGTATAGGTAGTAAAAAAATGCTTTTAAAAGATGTTTTGACTATGGATATAGGCTCTGTTATAGAACTTGATCAATTAGCAAATGATCCTTTAGAAATTTTAATAGGTGATAAAAAAATTGCTTATGGGGAAGTGGTTATCGTAGATGGAAACTTTGGAGTGCAAATAACTGAAATTGGTTCTAAGAAGGAAAGATTAGAGCAATTAAGATGAAAGAATATATCATTGAAGATGTTGCTTATCTTCAAGAATTAGAAAAAATCCAAAAAGGCATAACTTTTTTTGGCTCTGCAAGATTAGCTCAAGATAATGAGTATTGTATTTTGGCTTCAAAATTAGCCCAGAAGTTAGCAGATCTTGGTTATAGTATTATTAGTGGTGGTGGAGCAGGGATAATGCAAGCTGCAAATTATGGAGCTATGCAAAGTCAAGCTTCGCATTTAAAATCTTTTGGATTTAATATACATTTACCATTTGAGCAAAAAGCAAATGACTTTTTAGAGTATAATATCACTTTTAAGAGCTTAGCCATTCGCAAAATGGCTCTTATTCAAAAGAGTCTAGCTTTTGTGATTTTCCCAGGCGGCTTTGGAACATTAGATGAATTCTTTGAAATTCTTACTCTTAAACAACTTAGTTTTAAAAAAAATGTTCCTATTATTTTAGTCGGGCAAAAATTTTGGCAACCTCTTGATAAATTTATCAAAACCTCTTTATTAGAACTTGGTGTTATATCTAAAAATGATGAATTAAAATATAGCATAAGTGATGATTTAGATGAGATTATAAGAATGATAAAGGAAAATGATGAAAATTCTAGTTGCCATGAGCGGGGGTGTAGATAGTACTGTTACTGCTTATAAACTAAAACAAGCTGGACATGAAATAATAGGCTGTTATATGAAACTTCATGGAAAGCCAAATTATCACGAAGAAAATATACAAAAAGTAGAAAAAGTTGCAAATTTTTTAGGTATTAAATATCATATTTTAGATTTGCAAGAAGATTTTAAAAATCAAGTTTATATGCCTTTTATAAATACTTATAAAGATGGAAAAACTCCAAATCCTTGCGCCTTGTGTAATCGTTTTATAAAACTTGGAAAATTATTAGAATTTGCTAAAAGTTTAGGTTGTGAAAAATTAGCCACAGGTCATTATGCAAGGATAGAAAATGGCTTGATAAAAACTGCATTTGATGATAGCAAAGATCAAAGTTATTTTTTAGCAAATGCAGATAAAGAGGCTTTAGAGTATTTGATTTTCCCTCTTGGAGAGATGAAAAAAGAAGATGTGAAAAAATTTGCATCTACTATAGAGGTGCTGAAATCTTTTGCAACACAAAAGGAAAGTTCTGAGATTTGTTTTGTGGAAGATACATATGTACAAGTTTTAGATCAGTTTATGGATACTAAAATTCCAGGTATAGTTAGAGATAGTAGCGGTAAAGAAGTAGGAAAACATGAAGGTTATATGCACTATACCATAGGTAAAAGAAGAGGTTTTGAGGTAAAGGGGGCTCATGAGCCACATTTTGTATTAAAAATTGATCCTAAAAAAAATGAAATCATAGTGGGTAAAAAAGAAGAACTTAAAATAAGTGGATTTGATTTAGAAAAGATAAATTTATTTATAGATGCTAAAGAATTAGATTGTGAAGTAAAAATACGCTATAGATCAAGATCAACCCCATGTAAAGTAATGATAAATGATGATAAAAGCGCTAAGGTAATATTAAAAGAGCCTGTTTATGGACTTGCTAGCGGACAAATGGCTGTGTTTTACGATAAAGATTTAGTGCTTGCAAGTGGATTTATAAATTAACGTTAAAGGGTTGCAACCCTTTAGCGTTGAACCCTTTATACTAACTTCTTTTAAAAAATTAAAATTATTTTATTGTAATAAAAAATAAGAAGATTATAGTTGAGATTTTTCTAAGATAGATTAAGTAAATCTTATCTTAGAAAAATTATATTGTGTTAGATAAGTTGATCTTATTCAGTCATATCAACAATCGCTCCTCTACTTTCACATCTTTCTTTATTCCATTTTCTTGTATCACATGCTCCATAAACTATTTTATGTTTATTCAAGTCGCCATTTTTATAGTTGATATAAACAACATCGCCATATTCTATTTCGCCTCTTGCAACATCTCCTAGTAAGCCATCTTGTTCTATTTTAATTCCTTCAAAATCTTCAGCTACTTCTGGGTGTCTTTGCTTTAAAGCATTTAAATCAACATCTTTAAGGCTTTTTATCACAACATTAGAACCATAATCTTTTTTTAAAGTTTTAATGAATAAATCATAACCACCCTTAGAACCTCTACTTGGATCATATTTATAATCCACT
Proteins encoded in this region:
- a CDS encoding RNA polymerase sigma factor FliA; translation: MQPHNAYASALKKEQDDLVISYMPALRAMAFRLKERLPASIDVNDLISIGVEEMIKLSRRYDKEQNDNFWGFARKRVNGAMLDYLRSLDVMSRSNRKIIKDIDAIVDEYYQENEKEPDDEYLAQKLNLEVEKVKEARAAHAISLVMPLDEQLNCFNDSNIIEQIEKEELIEKINAVLEEFKEREKLVIQLYYYEELNLKEIAEILEISESRISQIHKRLLKKIRERLA
- the fliM gene encoding flagellar motor switch protein FliM; translation: MAEILSQEEIDALLEVVDDDSDDSAASSKLEELEDKRDIVVYDFKRPNRVSKEQLRSIKGIHDKLARNLASQISSMMRSIVEIKLHSVDQMTYGEFLMSLPSPTSFNVFSIKPLDGNCVLEINPSIAFPMIDRLLGGQGDSFDTLRELTEIELNLLDSILRIIMQRLKESWMNVTEIYPSVEAKESSPNVVQIVSQNEIVIMVVMEIIIGNSSGMVNICYPVVHLESILSRLANRDIMMGETSAKKSRNKELKTLIGRAEVIYEAMLGKTFINVNEFLDLKQGDILKLDRSADDKAIVAIDKKEVFLAQVGLHRFRKSIKILELIKTDKDEIKEMLEKYEDERRAKANSYDENEDIEEEDDDQ
- the fliY gene encoding flagellar motor switch protein FliY — its product is MINDFLGIFVNECVSTIEGLTGKTAEFSEYYEYDVNSQDSMTPPLVSATFSVNNEMKIKILASAVLMSAIGEWMMGEEEISKNSELNEDEMDAAKEAIQNIISAFSTTLGAQKEIPKMEFSLENCEFVADSLELGGFHKLYLYNVKIADLEEKISLVFDEKIYKILTKTDLEEIVAPSEDHTQDHKALTNVEELRNIGLIMDVRLPIRVRIGSKKMLLKDVLTMDIGSVIELDQLANDPLEILIGDKKIAYGEVVIVDGNFGVQITEIGSKKERLEQLR
- a CDS encoding TIGR00730 family Rossman fold protein, encoding MKEYIIEDVAYLQELEKIQKGITFFGSARLAQDNEYCILASKLAQKLADLGYSIISGGGAGIMQAANYGAMQSQASHLKSFGFNIHLPFEQKANDFLEYNITFKSLAIRKMALIQKSLAFVIFPGGFGTLDEFFEILTLKQLSFKKNVPIILVGQKFWQPLDKFIKTSLLELGVISKNDELKYSISDDLDEIIRMIKENDENSSCHERGCR
- the mnmA gene encoding tRNA 2-thiouridine(34) synthase MnmA translates to MKILVAMSGGVDSTVTAYKLKQAGHEIIGCYMKLHGKPNYHEENIQKVEKVANFLGIKYHILDLQEDFKNQVYMPFINTYKDGKTPNPCALCNRFIKLGKLLEFAKSLGCEKLATGHYARIENGLIKTAFDDSKDQSYFLANADKEALEYLIFPLGEMKKEDVKKFASTIEVLKSFATQKESSEICFVEDTYVQVLDQFMDTKIPGIVRDSSGKEVGKHEGYMHYTIGKRRGFEVKGAHEPHFVLKIDPKKNEIIVGKKEELKISGFDLEKINLFIDAKELDCEVKIRYRSRSTPCKVMINDDKSAKVILKEPVYGLASGQMAVFYDKDLVLASGFIN